Proteins from a genomic interval of Musa acuminata AAA Group cultivar baxijiao chromosome BXJ1-9, Cavendish_Baxijiao_AAA, whole genome shotgun sequence:
- the LOC135592793 gene encoding L-type lectin-domain containing receptor kinase SIT2-like — MFLKALVCLLLFLLLHRRSSLAASSNGSDDGDDFIFNGFGGANLTLDGVASITSTGLLMVTDASMETKGHAFHPSPLRFRDLSNGTVISFSTTFAFGFISDYPGLSGHGMAFVISHTKDFSKALGSQFLGLFNQSSKANSSSNHVLAIELDTILSPDFQDIDDNHVGIDINTLISNKSHTAGYYDDHTGSFERLSLKSGQAMQVWIDYHARDMLLNVTLAPIPMAKPHRPLLSAVIDLKSVLLDLMYVGFSSSTGPWLTSHYVLGWSFKMNGVAQALDLSLLPSLPRAKSNHKLKVLRIRLPLASATLVLIIVGIVVFILRRRTKYSELLEDWELEYGPHRFSYKDLFKAAKGFRDTELLGRGGFGRVYKGVLQSSRSEVAIKRVSHGSRQGMREFIAEIVSLGRLRHRNLVQLLGYCRRQGELLLVYDYMPNGSLEKFLHDQAKPTLDWATRFRIIKGVASGLLYLHEDWEQVVIHRDIKASNVLLDNELNGRLGDFGLARLYDHGTDPQTTHVVGTMGYLAPELARTGKATTITDVFAFGAFLLEVACGRRPVDPTAHEEQLVLQDWVVEKWRKGSILETRDPRLGEEYAVEEVELVLKLGLLCSHPLPTARPSMRQVVRYLEGHAPLPELSPANLSFSLLALHRKVGFDDHIMSCPSSSVATASMLSGGR, encoded by the coding sequence ATGTTCCTCAAGGCTTTGGTatgccttctcctcttcctcctcctccacaggAGATCGAGTCTTGCAGCCTCTTCCAATGGaagtgatgatggtgatgatttcATCTTCAATGGATTCGGAGGAGCTAATCTTACTCTCGACGGGGTCGCATCGATCACTTCCACTGGTCTTCTGATGGTCACCGACGCGTCAATGGAGACGAAAGGCCACGCCTTCCACCCATCCCCACTTCGCTTCAGAGACCTGTCTAATGGTACAGTcatctccttctccaccacttttGCTTTCGGATTCATCTCAGACTACCCAGGTCTTAGTGGCCATGGCATGGCCTTCGTGATTTCACACACCAAGGACTTCTCCAAAGCCTTAGGAAGTCAGTTCTTAGGCCTTTTCAACCAGAGCAGCAAGGCTAATAGCTCAAGCAATCATGTCCTTGCGATTGAGCTTGACACAATCCTTAGTCCTGATTTCCAAGACATCGATGACAATCATGTCGGGATCGATATCAACACCTTGATATCCAACAAGTCCCACACCGCTGGTTACTATGATGACCACACTGGTTCGTTCGAAAGATTAAGCCTTAAAAGTGGCCAAGCCATGCAAGTTTGGATAGACTACCATGCTCGAGATATGCTACTTAATGTTACCTTAGCTCCAATCCCGATGGCCAAACCCCATAGGCCTCTCTTATCTGCGGTCATCGATCTTAAAAGCGTGTTATTGGATCTCATGTATGTTGGATTCTCCTCCTCCACTGGTCCTTGGCTAACATCTCATTACGTCCTTGGTTGGAGCTTTAAGATGAATGGCGTAGCCCAAGCTCTCGACCTCTCCCTGCTGCCTTCTCTTCCTCGTGCGAAATCAAATCACAAGTTAAAGGTTTTGCGCATCCGGCTACCCTTGGCGTCAGCTACACTTGTTTTAATCATCGTGGGGATCGTCGTGTTCATCCTGAGACGGAGGACCAAGTATTCAGAGCTCCTGGAAGACTGGGAGCTCGAGTACGGTCCTCATCGGTTCTCCTACAAGGATTTGTTCAAGGCTGCCAAGGGTTTCAGGGACACAGAGCTTCTCGGAAGGGGCGGGTTCGGGAGAGTGTACAAGGGTGTGCTACAGTCTTCTAGATCGGAGGTTGCAATTAAAAGAGTGTCCCATGGATCAAGACAGGGTATGAGAGAGTTCATTGCGGAGATCGTCAGCCTCGGTCGCCTCCGCCACCGAAACCTCGTCCAATTGCTGGGCTACTGCCGACGCCAAGGAGAGCTTCTGTTGGTGTATGATTACATGCCCAATGGCAGCCTCGAAAAGTTCCTACATGATCAAGCTAAGCCTACTCTGGATTGGGCGACCCGATTTCGGATCATCAAAGGCGTGGCTTCAGGTCTATTATATCTTCACGAAGACTGGGAGCAAGTCGTCATCCACAGAGACATTAAGGCGAGTAATGTGTTGCTCGATAATGAATTGAATGGAAGGTTGGGCGACTTTGGCCTAGCAAGGTTGTACGATCATGGAACGGATCCACAGACCACTCATGTCGTGGGAACCATGGGTTATCTTGCTCCCGAGCTTGCTCGAACCGGCAAGGCGACCACCATCACCGACGTGTTTGCGTTCGGGGCATTCCTTCTGGAGGTTGCTTGCGGCAGGAGGCCGGTGGACCCGACGGCGCACGAGGAGCAGCTGGTTCTACAGGATTGGGTGGTGGAGAAATGGCGGAAGGGATCGATACTGGAGACGAGGGATCCGAGGCTGGGAGAAGAGTACGCGGTGGAGGAGGTGGAGCTTGTTCTGAAGCTTGGACTGCTGTGCTCGCATCCGCTGCCCACAGCGCGGCCCAGCATGCGCCAAGTCGTGCGGTACTTGGAAGGCCATGCGCCACTCCCGGAGCTGTCGCCCGCGAACCTGAGCTTCAGCCTTCTCGCGCTGCATCGCAAGGTTGGTTTCGATGACCATATCATGTCGTGTCCTTCCTCCTCGGTGGCTACTGCATCTATGCTTTCTGGAGGTCGATGA